One window from the genome of Paracoccus zhejiangensis encodes:
- a CDS encoding TonB-dependent receptor: MMRRMDQGARPKRTARTNGMVLASVSLLALTAAGMAQAQESSGPGFSIVIGAPSEPVPATAAPAAAPEVPAAATVTATEPPPPAPAIEEALTPAEPIVPPLPVGVVSPEMENPATIALETDENGITPVEGRLRFDRPGWFWVGQADLTYGRERGGEDYSLGRLAGYTKGMTRSGYTVTAAIDTGEDELDELLDGLDEKNPRQVLDRIAPDDVYPTFGDDSTSYADAPTSGRIYARVEKDGSHVMWGDFHNAQDDPHQLVRSDRTLYGAQALWRSAEETAAGEPRHVVSAYASQPDRLMQRDVLRGTGGSVYFLKRQDILRGTEVVTIRWRDSTSGRVIRSQRLVPGTDYDINYFQGIIDLGIPLTGSASDGGLIVDNPLGDDLVDLVVQYEYVPTTGDVDGMALGARAQSWIGETVRLGVSAQKETTGIADNRLAGVDLRWQRSASTWLSLDVAQSEGPGFGTSESLDGGLEYEEDDLLSAGRRGLSANAVRLEGRADLAELTGGRAQGAIGLWYDDKQEGFVSADDDIDRDQTDWGFLGELALGPASTLTFGHKDFRRDGGEKRRDSRLGMAHQIAPHWTLEGEVAHTDRLDPDGDDEAQGQRTDLGARLTYDPGRGYRLWAFGQATASHQGGLPRNNRAGLGAEADLSDRLSAAAEVSDGNLGFGADASLRWRGENGSTWVSYRMDPMRRFDRTDFEGRDRGIWVLGAERQLGSNTTFRTEQTIDRFGDRHSRGVTHGLRYATEGWQVDGTLTNGRLADPDGGEIRRKGISLAAAFSDGDALKTGLRGEYRTDDGDDDDRDRESWGLSGHLRYKLSEEWRLVSDLDAIISDSSESALRDGRYIEGNLGLAYRPVSNDRLNMLMRYTYLEDLPGPDQVNLDGDEGGPRQKSHIFGIDANYKLNDLWTVGGKLGYRRAEVWTERESGSASVPNTAYLAILRADYHVMHNWDLMAELRTMRFKEAEVTEHGVLAGVWRHVGPNMKLGLGYQWGDVSDDLRSLDGRKAGVFMNVVGSF, from the coding sequence ATGATGCGGCGCATGGATCAGGGCGCAAGGCCGAAGCGGACCGCGAGGACCAATGGCATGGTGTTGGCCTCGGTCAGCCTTCTGGCGCTGACGGCGGCAGGCATGGCGCAGGCGCAGGAAAGCTCCGGCCCGGGCTTCAGCATCGTCATCGGTGCACCGTCCGAGCCGGTGCCCGCAACCGCAGCGCCCGCAGCCGCGCCCGAGGTTCCCGCAGCGGCGACGGTCACAGCGACGGAACCTCCGCCCCCTGCCCCGGCCATCGAAGAGGCCCTCACGCCCGCCGAACCCATCGTGCCGCCGCTGCCGGTCGGCGTGGTCTCGCCCGAGATGGAAAACCCCGCGACCATCGCGCTGGAAACCGACGAGAACGGCATCACCCCGGTCGAGGGCCGACTGCGCTTTGACCGGCCCGGCTGGTTCTGGGTCGGTCAGGCCGACCTGACCTATGGCCGCGAACGCGGCGGCGAGGATTACTCGCTCGGACGGCTGGCCGGTTATACCAAGGGCATGACCCGCTCGGGCTATACCGTCACCGCCGCCATCGACACCGGCGAGGACGAGCTGGACGAGCTGCTGGACGGGCTGGACGAGAAGAACCCCCGGCAGGTGCTGGACCGGATCGCGCCGGATGACGTCTACCCAACCTTCGGCGACGATTCGACCAGCTATGCCGATGCCCCCACATCGGGCCGGATCTATGCCCGGGTCGAGAAGGATGGCAGCCATGTCATGTGGGGCGATTTCCACAACGCCCAGGACGATCCGCATCAGCTGGTGCGCAGCGACCGCACGCTTTACGGGGCGCAGGCGCTGTGGCGCTCGGCCGAGGAGACCGCGGCGGGCGAGCCGCGTCATGTCGTTTCGGCCTATGCCTCGCAGCCCGACCGGCTGATGCAGCGCGACGTGCTGCGCGGCACCGGCGGCTCGGTCTATTTCCTCAAGCGTCAGGACATCCTGCGCGGCACCGAGGTGGTGACGATCCGCTGGCGTGACAGCACCTCGGGCCGGGTGATCCGCAGCCAGCGGCTGGTGCCCGGAACCGATTACGACATCAACTATTTCCAGGGCATCATCGATCTCGGCATCCCGTTGACCGGCTCGGCCAGCGATGGCGGGCTGATCGTGGACAACCCGCTTGGCGACGATCTGGTCGATCTGGTCGTGCAGTATGAATATGTCCCGACCACCGGCGATGTTGACGGCATGGCGCTTGGCGCGCGGGCGCAAAGCTGGATCGGCGAAACCGTGCGGCTTGGGGTTTCGGCGCAGAAGGAAACCACCGGGATCGCCGACAACAGGCTGGCGGGTGTCGACCTGCGCTGGCAGCGCTCGGCCTCGACCTGGCTGTCGCTGGACGTGGCGCAAAGCGAGGGGCCGGGCTTCGGCACATCGGAATCGCTGGATGGCGGTCTGGAATACGAGGAGGACGACCTGCTCTCGGCCGGGCGGCGCGGGCTGAGTGCCAATGCCGTGCGGCTGGAAGGCCGGGCCGATCTGGCCGAACTGACCGGCGGCCGCGCACAGGGGGCGATCGGACTCTGGTACGACGACAAGCAGGAAGGCTTTGTCTCGGCCGATGACGATATCGACCGCGACCAGACCGATTGGGGTTTCCTCGGCGAACTGGCCCTTGGACCGGCCAGCACGCTGACCTTCGGCCACAAGGATTTCCGCCGCGATGGCGGTGAGAAGCGCCGTGACAGCCGGCTTGGCATGGCCCATCAGATCGCCCCGCACTGGACCCTCGAGGGCGAGGTCGCCCATACCGACCGGCTGGACCCGGATGGCGATGACGAGGCGCAGGGCCAGCGCACCGATCTGGGGGCGAGGCTGACCTATGATCCCGGTCGCGGCTATCGGCTCTGGGCCTTCGGTCAGGCGACGGCCAGCCATCAGGGCGGCCTGCCCCGCAACAACCGCGCGGGACTTGGGGCCGAGGCCGATCTGTCGGACCGTCTCAGCGCCGCCGCCGAAGTGTCGGACGGCAACCTTGGTTTCGGCGCCGATGCCTCGCTGCGCTGGCGCGGGGAGAATGGCAGCACCTGGGTCTCGTACCGGATGGACCCGATGCGGCGCTTTGACCGGACCGATTTCGAGGGCCGGGATCGCGGCATCTGGGTTCTGGGGGCCGAGCGGCAGCTGGGCAGCAACACCACCTTCCGCACCGAACAGACCATCGACCGCTTCGGCGACCGGCATTCGCGGGGCGTGACCCATGGCCTGCGCTATGCCACCGAGGGTTGGCAGGTCGATGGCACGCTGACCAATGGACGGCTGGCCGATCCCGATGGTGGCGAGATCCGCCGCAAGGGCATCTCGTTGGCCGCGGCCTTCAGCGATGGCGATGCGTTGAAGACCGGGCTGCGCGGCGAATACCGCACCGATGACGGCGATGATGACGACCGCGACCGGGAAAGCTGGGGCCTCAGCGGCCACCTGCGCTACAAGCTCAGCGAAGAGTGGCGGCTGGTCAGCGATCTGGACGCAATCATCTCGGATTCAAGCGAGTCGGCCCTGCGTGACGGGCGCTATATCGAGGGCAACCTGGGCCTCGCCTATCGCCCCGTGAGCAATGACCGGTTGAACATGCTGATGCGTTATACCTATCTCGAGGACCTGCCGGGCCCAGATCAGGTCAATCTCGACGGCGATGAGGGTGGGCCGCGCCAGAAAAGCCACATCTTCGGCATCGACGCCAACTACAAGCTGAACGATCTCTGGACCGTCGGCGGCAAGCTTGGCTATCGCCGCGCCGAGGTCTGGACCGAGCGCGAAAGCGGCAGCGCCAGCGTCCCGAACACCGCCTACTTGGCGATCCTGAGGGCGGACTATCACGTCATGCACAACTGGGACCTGATGGCAGAGCTGCGCACCATGCGCTTCAAGGAGGCCGAGGTGACCGAGCATGGCGTGCTGGCCGGCGTCTGGCGCCATGTCGGCCCGAACATGAAGCTGGGGCTTGGCTACCAATGGGGCGATGTCTCGGACGACCTGCGCAGCCTCGATGGGCGAAAAGCCGGCGTGTTCATGAACGTGGTGGGCAGCTTCTAG
- a CDS encoding cytochrome P450, translated as MTQSTGIQFDPLSASFADDPYAVYKALRKADGPTFFPAQNLWLLSPHADVAKVATDPNMVRSLDGLETADEAATRQRQANWHDMPYHQRFVQVSLLDSDGEPHRRLRRLLLGKFTASAVAGLEPMVRQIVNGLLDDLEGREEIEFIEDFAAHVPGRVIAHILGAPQEYSAQMRAWSEDVVQYFDVDRSDARKALAENATREFHDFLVELKAERQKNPQDDLISRMIADEAAGQYQGDEFISTCMLILMAGHGSTIDVLGSGMHLLLKHPEAMAALREHPEGLPVAIQEIFRYEPPLPFFHRHATAEIEIGGRVWAAGTTFGLLYGAANRDPAMFDEPESFRIDRSPNRHLAFGQGAHLCLGNNIARLNMKVIFETLLARFGTISLAQEQVAYKRGLSVRGPVALNLCLSRQG; from the coding sequence ATGACCCAATCCACAGGTATCCAGTTCGACCCGCTCTCGGCCTCGTTTGCCGATGATCCCTATGCCGTCTACAAGGCCCTGCGCAAGGCCGATGGCCCGACCTTCTTTCCGGCCCAGAACCTGTGGCTGCTGTCGCCCCATGCCGATGTCGCCAAGGTCGCGACCGACCCGAACATGGTGCGTTCGCTCGACGGGCTAGAGACGGCGGACGAGGCCGCCACGCGGCAGCGGCAGGCCAATTGGCACGACATGCCCTATCACCAGCGTTTCGTGCAGGTCTCGCTCTTGGACAGCGATGGCGAGCCGCATCGGCGTTTGCGCCGGCTGCTTCTGGGCAAGTTCACCGCCTCGGCCGTCGCCGGGCTGGAGCCGATGGTCCGGCAGATCGTGAACGGGTTGCTGGACGATCTGGAGGGGCGCGAGGAGATCGAGTTCATCGAGGATTTCGCTGCCCATGTCCCCGGCCGGGTCATCGCCCATATCCTCGGCGCGCCGCAGGAATACTCGGCCCAGATGCGTGCTTGGTCCGAGGATGTGGTGCAGTATTTCGATGTGGATCGCAGCGATGCCCGCAAGGCGCTGGCCGAGAATGCCACGCGCGAATTCCACGATTTCCTTGTCGAACTGAAGGCCGAACGGCAGAAGAACCCGCAGGACGACCTGATCTCGCGCATGATCGCGGACGAGGCGGCGGGGCAGTATCAGGGTGACGAATTCATCTCGACCTGCATGCTGATCCTGATGGCAGGTCATGGCTCGACCATCGACGTTCTGGGCAGCGGCATGCATCTTCTGCTGAAGCATCCCGAGGCGATGGCGGCGCTGCGCGAACACCCCGAGGGCCTGCCGGTGGCGATCCAGGAGATCTTCCGCTACGAGCCGCCGCTGCCCTTCTTCCACCGCCACGCCACCGCCGAGATCGAGATCGGCGGGCGGGTCTGGGCCGCCGGCACCACCTTCGGCCTGCTCTACGGTGCCGCCAACCGCGATCCGGCGATGTTCGACGAGCCCGAAAGCTTCCGCATCGACCGCAGCCCGAACCGGCACCTGGCCTTCGGGCAGGGGGCGCATCTCTGCCTTGGCAACAATATTGCCCGGTTGAACATGAAGGTGATCTTCGAGACGCTGCTGGCGCGGTTCGGGACCATCTCGCTGGCGCAGGAGCAGGTGGCGTACAAGCGCGGGCTTTCGGTGCGGGGGCCGGTGGCGCTGAACCTGTGCTTGTCGCGGCAGGGATGA
- a CDS encoding helix-turn-helix domain-containing protein: MTRKSAGVPFALGRRIRKRRQSLSMTLQDLSTACGVSVSHISQVERDNAVPTLGTLADIAAALDVSLDYFVATPRQSDSVTRAAERPRFSIAESSIVYEQIGAEFPGHELTSFVMNVPPDFRSEVVQHAGEELIFVLEGEIMLVVDDEQFQLREGDSIHYLGQHPHSWSNPGAGMARLLWTGKMLNPLTPSAYVPRRHVAAASQGSKASVTPSGVTEKPAG, encoded by the coding sequence ATGACGAGGAAATCCGCTGGCGTGCCCTTTGCCTTGGGGCGTCGCATCCGCAAACGCCGGCAATCGCTGTCGATGACCCTGCAGGACCTCAGCACCGCCTGCGGCGTGTCGGTCAGCCATATCAGCCAGGTCGAGCGCGACAATGCGGTGCCAACGCTTGGCACGCTGGCGGATATCGCCGCCGCGCTGGACGTGAGCCTCGATTATTTCGTCGCCACCCCGCGCCAGTCCGACAGCGTTACCCGCGCGGCCGAGCGACCGCGCTTCTCGATCGCCGAAAGCTCGATCGTCTACGAACAGATCGGCGCGGAGTTTCCGGGGCACGAATTGACCTCATTCGTGATGAACGTGCCGCCAGATTTTCGCTCGGAAGTTGTCCAGCACGCCGGCGAGGAGTTGATCTTCGTCTTGGAAGGCGAGATCATGCTGGTTGTTGATGACGAGCAATTTCAGCTGCGCGAGGGCGACAGCATTCATTATCTCGGACAGCATCCGCATTCATGGTCCAATCCCGGCGCCGGCATGGCGCGACTGCTCTGGACCGGCAAGATGTTGAATCCGCTGACCCCTTCGGCTTATGTGCCGCGACGTCATGTCGCGGCGGCGTCGCAGGGGTCAAAGGCCTCTGTTACGCCTTCGGGCGTGACCGAAAAACCTGCTGGCTAA